Within the Bacteroidales bacterium genome, the region GTTGATATGCTTTCAAAAGCATTCATCGATAACAAAAGCGTAAACACGGTTGCTAAAAATAAAAAAGCTATCCCTGTTCTGATGGAATATTGTTTCGTAAATTCATTTTATGATGGATTCGTTTTTGTCAACAAATCAAGAACAGCAGCAGCTTTATGCAAAGTATACGGAAAAGAGAAATTCCATTTACAAAAAATATTCGTGATGTTAAAACTAATATTTAAAGGAATAGGATTAACTAAAATTGGATTCAATATAAAAAGAGAAAATTTAATTAATGCGCAACGAAGCGAAAAAGAATATTTACATGTATCATTTATTGGCGTAGAACCCGGAAATCAGGGCAAAGGTCTGGGCGGTGAACTCATTCAAGAAATCATTGAACATTCAAAAACCCTGAACCTGCCTGTTTATCTTGAAACTTCAACATTAATTAACCTGCCTTTTTATAAAGCTCATGGTTTCGATAATTTTTATACTTTAAAAAATATTTACGATTATGATTTGTTTTTCTTCAAACACCGGAATTAATCATTAAAATAATTTTATCTAATACCGATTGTAAAGATGTTATACTCATTCTTATCAGGTTTGCAAAGGCAAAACTGTTTAGAACGAGTTATACCATAGAGAATACAAAAAATATTTTGCAAAACTCTTTTCTGTCGGTATATTTAAAGTTTAAAAAATTCTATATTTGTTTTAAGTAAGTCTTTTAATAATTTATTTCATTTATGGAAAAACAAATTTTATTAAAATATTTTATTGCATTAATATTAATAATCACATCCATTCACAGGAATGCACGTTCACAGGAAACAGGTATTTTGACTGATAACCGCGACGGGCAAACATATAAAACAGTTACTATCGGCAAGCAAACATGGATGGCTGAAAATTTAAACTATGTTACAGCTCATGGGAGCTGGTGCTATAATAACGACAGTAATAATTGTAAAATATTTGGCAGGCTTTATAACTGGGAGACAGCAAAAACAGGCTGTCCTTCGGGATGGCATATTCCAACAAAAGGTGAATTCGATTCCCTGGTAAGTTATTTAGGTGGTGAAGAAATTGCAGGCGCCAAACTAAAATCAGATTCGTATTGGGCAACAAAACACGATTCCATTTCAGGATACGCGCACGTAGCTGATTGCGCACATGGAAACATGGAAAAACATGATTCAGTTTTTATAAACAGCAGTAACTTCAATGGTTTGCCCGGTGGCGGTTACTATATAGGAAACGTTTTTGACTACCAAGGAATTTGGGCTTGCTGGTGGTCAATATCCGTTTACAATCCTTACAAAGCTTATTATTTTAATATTTTCGACAGATCTACTGAATGTGGTTTAAATATAGCTTTCAACACCAATGGCTTTTCTGTACGCTGTATAAAAGACTAAATCATTTTTTAATTCTTGCAAAAAAATAAAATAAATATTGAAGACCTTCTCCCCGACACCGGGAAACTTACCGCAATTCATGCAGCAAATGTTGCTATGAAAAAAACGGAACTCATCCCCGAAATTTTAAAACTTGCATTCATCGATAAGCACCCTATTTCGGTAAGAGCAGCAAATACTATAGAAATCATTGATTCGGAAAATCCCGGATTAATTGAACCGTATTATAATAAAATCATAAATGGTTTGGTAAAATTTAAAACTAGCGGAGTAAAACGTTGCCTGCTGAAAATATTTACCCGTCATACTAATTTAAAAAACGAAAAACAGTTATGCATCCTCATAAATTATTGCTTTGAAAAGCTTGCGAATACTGAAGAAGATGTTGCCATAAAAGTTTATGCATTACAAATACTTTATGATTTTTCTGAAAAAGAACCGGATATTAAAAATGAATTAATTTTGGCAATTAAAGATCAGCTTCCAAAAAATTCAGAAGCATTTAAAAATTACGGGAATAAAATTATAAAAAAGCTTAACAAGGAAATTATTTCAAATCAATTGTATACTCGTTCTTATTAAATTTGCAAAATGTGATTAGAACGAGTTATACCGATAGGAAAAAATTAGCAAGAAATAATTTTGCAGTTGTCGCGGAAACTTGTTCCGTATCGGTATAACAAATAATATTCTTTAGTCGTCATAAAACATATTAATTCAAAAAAATAAAAAAATGAAAACACATTTTATTCTTCAGAAAAACTTGATTTTAGGGGTTATCCTTGCCTCATTCATTACTATAGCTGGCTGTATCAATGGTTTAAATTTCGAAAAGGGAAATGGCAAAATCGTTAAACAGCAAAGAACAATAACTTCATTCAGTTCTATTGAAATTTCAGGCGCTTACGAAGTTTATTTGACCCAGGACACGGCTCCTTCATTATCGGTAGAAGCAGATGAGAACCTGCAGTCATTAATTATCACAAAAGTTGAAAGCAATACATTAATAATAAAGAACAAGGAAAACATCCATGGATCAAAACCAATCAAAGTTTTTGTGAATACGAGTGAAATAAAAAATATCGACATTTCAGGTTCTGTAGATTTAAAAAGTACAGACAATTTTAAAACGAATGAACTCAACATTGATATCAGCGGGCTTGGTAATATTGATATGAAAGTTGAACTGCAAAAACTTTCAATCGATTGCAGTGGTTCCGGAAATATTAATTTAAGCGGAACTGCCGACAATGTAAACGCTGAACTATCAGGTGCCGCCAACATTTATGCCTATAACCTTACAGCAAAAACATTTACACTCTCAAGCTCTGGTGCAGGTAAAGCAAATTTAAATGTTACCGACAAACTGGATATAGAAACATCGGGAGCTTCCACTGTGAATTACAAAGGTAATCCAAACATTAATCAGCGCACATCAGGTGCCAGCAGTATTCATAAAGTTGAATAGCTGTAAATTTTATTTTCATAAATCGTCTTCTATTAATTATAGGATTACTGCATCCTATAATTTTATTACCTTGCAGCGCTTTTAAAAATCGTATGCAAGAAGAAAATAAAATTTTAATTCTCGGAATGGGAAATGATATTCTGACGGATGATGGTATTGGTATAAAAATCACAAAATTTTTAGAAAAAAATTTTCCTTTCCCAAATATTGTTTATGATACACTTTCGCTTGGCGGCCTTGAGATCATTGAATACATCAGGGAATTCAAAATGGTTATCATTATCGATGCTATAAAAACACTGAACGGTATTCCGGGAACCGTTTACCAATTTATTCCTGATGACTTTAAAGAAACCACGCATCTTTCAAACATTCATGATGTTTCTTTTCTTACTTCGTTAAAACTTGCTAAAGAGCTTGATATTACTACACCTGAGAACATCCATATTATCGCGGTCGAAATAATTGAAGACATGATATTCAGTGATGAGTTTACACCACTGTTACAGGAAAAATATCCTGAAATTTTAAAAGAAGTAACTGAGATGGTAGAAGGGTTATTAAAAAAATAACCCTTGCCATATAAAAAGCAAGGGTTCATAAAGTAAGGATCAAAACTTACTTTTTTTCATCCAGCCCGGCAAAAGCTAATGCAGCTCCAGCCAATGCAGTATCTTTCAATAAACCCATCATTGCCATCTGCGCCATTTCACCACCTGCAATTACGCCGGGAAGATGAACAAAAAGAACAAAAACAACTAAAACACCTGCTAATAGCATACATGCAAGTTTTGTTTTAACCTGTATGATAATACTAATAGCTGCTAACACAAAACCTAATCCCGATAAATAAACCCAAAAAACACCACCAGGAATGAATGAAGGAACAATTCCTGCCATTGCATTTGCATTTATAAAATGAAATATCCCAAATATAAAAAAGGGAATTGCAAAAAGAACACGAGCTAATATGAATGTTATGAATTTCATTTTTTAATCTCCTTTAATAATTGATCTCAAAACAAATTTAAATACGCAGGCAATACAAAAGCAAACTAAATGTTGTTAAAATAAAATAACAGTCGCTGCTTACTATACTCGTTCTTATCAAGAATGCAAAAGCAAATTTGATTATAACGAGTTATACCGTAAAGAAAACAAAAAATATTTTTGCAAAACTCTTTTCTGTCGGTATATAATATCTTAATTATATTTTGTAAAATTGTGTTCACAATAAATTAAAGAAATGACAACAAAAGATAAAGCCATAAAATATTTTAATGCGGATTATAATTGTGCTCAATCGGTATTGATTACATACTGCGAAAATTTCGGAATTAATAAAGATATAGCAGCAAGCCTTTCATCTGGCTTTGGAGGCGGTATCGCACGAATGCAGGAAACATGCGGCGCCATTATAGGCGGAATAATGGCATTAGGTATTGCCTTCAATAAACCAGGAGAAGACATTGCTGAAAACAAAGAAAAAGTTTATGCTATTGTAAATCATCTTGTGAAAAATTTTAAAGAAAAATACAACACCATAAAATGCAGCGAACTCTTAAACTGCAACCTGAATACAGAAGAAGGAAAAAAATTTTATAAAGAAAATCATTTGCAGGAAAAAATTTGTGGAAATTGCATCAAAGAAGTGATCAACATTCTTGATGAACTTATTGAAAAAAATAAAATATAATCCAATGGAAATACATAAACCAAAAACCTTACTGGAGTTAAAACAACTTCGGAAACCCATACATAACGCGAATGTTGTTCACAAGCAAAAACTTTCGCGTCTTGAAAAACTTGCTATATGGATTACCGACCATGTGGGAACGATGGGATTTTTCTTTATTATTTTTATTTGGACATTGTTCTGGCTTGGATGGAATTCATTAGCACCTGAAGCTTTTCGTTTTGACCCATATCCTGCATTTGTTTTATGGCTTTTCATTTCAAACATGATACAAATATTTTTAATGCCTTTGCTTATGATAGGACAAAATCTTCAAAGCCATCATGCGGAATTGCGCGCCGAAGCAGACTTTGAAGTAAATACAAAAGCCGAACGCGAAATTGAAACGATTTTAATGCATCTTGAAAATCAAAATAATGAATTAAAAGAGATACTGGAAAATATTCAAAATAAAAAAATAACTTAAAATCGACCATTCAAGAATTGTAATAAAAAGCTCTATGAGAATATTCTATTTTTCAGGGACAGGAAATGCCAAACATGTAGCAGAATGGTTTAGTGATTATGCTAATGAAAAAGGAGTTGCTTCTGAAATAATTGATATCTCAAAAATGGAGAAACGCTCCATTGTGCCTATTGACGGCGAAATGCTCGGACTTATCTCTCCTACGCACGGGTTCAACTTTCCTCCCATCATGATCAATTTTATTTTTCGATTGCCACGAACAAAATTCAGGAATAAAGTTTTTATCATGAATACAAGAGCAGGAATGAAAATTTCAAAATTATTCCTGCCCGGACTTAGCGGTATTGCTTTGCTACTTGCTGCGCTCATATTGCTTTTAAAAGGTTACCGAATCATCGGAATGCGGTCCATCGATTTGCCTTCAAACTGGATATCGCTTCATCCCGGACTTAGGGAAAAAGTAGTTATTTCAATGTATGAACACTATAAACACAAAACAATTTCTATTGCCGGAAAAATTCTCAGTGGAAAAAAAACGTATCGCGCACTTATCACTTTACCTATAGACCTGCTGATATCGCCTATTGCAATCGGATATTATTTTATAGGGCGATTTATTTTATCAAAAACTTTTTATGCTTCTGCTTCTTGTGATAATTGCATGTTATGTATCAATCAATGTCCTGTAAAAGCCATCAAACTTGTTGATAAACGACCATTCTGGTCGTATCGTTGCGAAAGCTGCATGAGGTGCATGAACAATTGCCCGAAACGAGCAATAGAAACCGGACATGGGTATTTCATCGGGTTGTTCATTCTTATTTATCCTGTTGCTATTTCATACATCTATGAAAATATTAAAGGAAATAAATATATTGATATTACAGGCCGTTCATTCCTAAATGCCACACTGCGTTTTACATTTGAAAGTATTGTCTTATTCATTTTTTTGTTTTTCAGCTATAGAATAATTCATTATTTAAGAAGGTATAAAATTTTTGAATGGATTATAGTATATACATCTTTTACCAAATTTAAATTTTGGAGAAGATATAAACCATCGAATAAAATCAATTGAATACTATTCTTACAAATCAACCGTACAGAAATTTTTTATATAAATATACTCGTTCTTATCAGGTTTGCAAAAGCAAAACTGTTTAGAACGAGTTATACCGTACAGAAAACAAAAAATATTTTTGCAAAACTCTTTTCTGTCG harbors:
- a CDS encoding EFR1 family ferrodoxin (N-terminal region resembles flavodoxins. C-terminal ferrodoxin region binds two 4Fe-4S clusters.), giving the protein MRIFYFSGTGNAKHVAEWFSDYANEKGVASEIIDISKMEKRSIVPIDGEMLGLISPTHGFNFPPIMINFIFRLPRTKFRNKVFIMNTRAGMKISKLFLPGLSGIALLLAALILLLKGYRIIGMRSIDLPSNWISLHPGLREKVVISMYEHYKHKTISIAGKILSGKKTYRALITLPIDLLISPIAIGYYFIGRFILSKTFYASASCDNCMLCINQCPVKAIKLVDKRPFWSYRCESCMRCMNNCPKRAIETGHGYFIGLFILIYPVAISYIYENIKGNKYIDITGRSFLNATLRFTFESIVLFIFLFFSYRIIHYLRRYKIFEWIIVYTSFTKFKFWRRYKPSNKIN
- a CDS encoding DUF1003 domain-containing protein, whose translation is MEIHKPKTLLELKQLRKPIHNANVVHKQKLSRLEKLAIWITDHVGTMGFFFIIFIWTLFWLGWNSLAPEAFRFDPYPAFVLWLFISNMIQIFLMPLLMIGQNLQSHHAELRAEADFEVNTKAEREIETILMHLENQNNELKEILENIQNKKIT
- a CDS encoding GNAT family N-acetyltransferase, with translation MTTTKYTDKHWIVDMLSKAFIDNKSVNTVAKNKKAIPVLMEYCFVNSFYDGFVFVNKSRTAAALCKVYGKEKFHLQKIFVMLKLIFKGIGLTKIGFNIKRENLINAQRSEKEYLHVSFIGVEPGNQGKGLGGELIQEIIEHSKTLNLPVYLETSTLINLPFYKAHGFDNFYTLKNIYDYDLFFFKHRN
- a CDS encoding head GIN domain-containing protein, with the protein product MKTHFILQKNLILGVILASFITIAGCINGLNFEKGNGKIVKQQRTITSFSSIEISGAYEVYLTQDTAPSLSVEADENLQSLIITKVESNTLIIKNKENIHGSKPIKVFVNTSEIKNIDISGSVDLKSTDNFKTNELNIDISGLGNIDMKVELQKLSIDCSGSGNINLSGTADNVNAELSGAANIYAYNLTAKTFTLSSSGAGKANLNVTDKLDIETSGASTVNYKGNPNINQRTSGASSIHKVE
- a CDS encoding hydrogenase maturation protease → MQEENKILILGMGNDILTDDGIGIKITKFLEKNFPFPNIVYDTLSLGGLEIIEYIREFKMVIIIDAIKTLNGIPGTVYQFIPDDFKETTHLSNIHDVSFLTSLKLAKELDITTPENIHIIAVEIIEDMIFSDEFTPLLQEKYPEILKEVTEMVEGLLKK
- a CDS encoding DoxX family membrane protein — its product is MKFITFILARVLFAIPFFIFGIFHFINANAMAGIVPSFIPGGVFWVYLSGLGFVLAAISIIIQVKTKLACMLLAGVLVVFVLFVHLPGVIAGGEMAQMAMMGLLKDTALAGAALAFAGLDEKK
- a CDS encoding FISUMP domain-containing protein, yielding MEKQILLKYFIALILIITSIHRNARSQETGILTDNRDGQTYKTVTIGKQTWMAENLNYVTAHGSWCYNNDSNNCKIFGRLYNWETAKTGCPSGWHIPTKGEFDSLVSYLGGEEIAGAKLKSDSYWATKHDSISGYAHVADCAHGNMEKHDSVFINSSNFNGLPGGGYYIGNVFDYQGIWACWWSISVYNPYKAYYFNIFDRSTECGLNIAFNTNGFSVRCIKD
- a CDS encoding C-GCAxxG-C-C family protein; protein product: MTTKDKAIKYFNADYNCAQSVLITYCENFGINKDIAASLSSGFGGGIARMQETCGAIIGGIMALGIAFNKPGEDIAENKEKVYAIVNHLVKNFKEKYNTIKCSELLNCNLNTEEGKKFYKENHLQEKICGNCIKEVINILDELIEKNKI